A window of Halobellus sp. LT62 contains these coding sequences:
- a CDS encoding class I adenylate-forming enzyme family protein, producing the protein MHTRSTIEIPRVDELARIGAENNPNGVAFSDAHRDLTWEKFDAESTRAANAFRHHLTQGDRVAFICQSSVDHIVMMQGASKAGAIPSNLHVRASPDTFRYCIDTLRPRVVVIDEKFSERFANRIYPELETDISAVVTTGEPMQPYEQPYSEFLSEGSEKPVDIRIREEDTAAVWWTSGTTGKPKGWCHTHRGIMLKATKSATTKMRNARRLMVLDPGFAAWWGTTMATMLATGTIVYRQEWNPESVLSLIEEERLTHAGFVTTMWREILRRDDLDSYDLSSLQRIFSTGEKLDPTTLSELEERICDTIKNGYSSTEIVGTEITNHEMEGDRIESVGKPIIGQQLRIIEEGGDPDDVVPANEIGEIIIKGPDAPVWAWDETERTEKAFTDGWWYSGDLGYKDEDGYLYLEGRADFMITSKGMKVFPSPIEERLNSHPGVEESIVVGIDDEEYGERVTAIVKRTGEDADVGADELDQYCLDSDEIARFERPRAYHFVDHLLPRTASGKLDRQSAIRQFEE; encoded by the coding sequence ATGCATACTCGTTCGACAATCGAGATTCCCAGAGTGGACGAACTAGCCAGAATCGGTGCAGAAAACAATCCGAACGGTGTCGCGTTCAGTGACGCACACCGTGATCTCACATGGGAGAAGTTCGATGCGGAGAGTACGCGAGCGGCGAATGCATTTCGACACCATCTCACACAGGGCGACCGCGTTGCATTCATCTGCCAGTCGTCAGTCGATCACATCGTGATGATGCAGGGTGCCTCGAAAGCCGGGGCAATCCCTTCGAACCTACACGTACGTGCGTCACCAGATACGTTCCGTTACTGTATCGATACGCTCCGCCCACGGGTCGTCGTCATCGACGAAAAGTTCTCTGAGCGCTTCGCGAATCGAATCTATCCTGAACTCGAAACGGACATCTCAGCGGTAGTCACCACGGGTGAACCGATGCAACCGTACGAGCAACCGTACAGTGAGTTCCTCAGTGAAGGAAGCGAGAAACCGGTCGACATCCGGATCCGTGAAGAGGACACCGCCGCAGTATGGTGGACCTCTGGAACGACAGGGAAACCCAAAGGCTGGTGTCACACTCATCGTGGTATTATGCTCAAAGCGACCAAGAGCGCGACGACAAAGATGCGAAATGCGCGCCGATTGATGGTTCTGGATCCGGGATTCGCCGCGTGGTGGGGAACGACGATGGCGACGATGCTCGCCACCGGAACCATCGTGTACCGTCAGGAGTGGAACCCCGAATCGGTACTCTCGCTGATCGAGGAGGAGCGGCTAACCCACGCTGGGTTCGTCACGACGATGTGGCGCGAGATCCTACGCCGTGATGACCTCGACTCGTATGATCTGTCGTCGCTCCAGCGAATCTTCTCGACCGGCGAAAAACTCGATCCGACGACGCTGTCGGAACTGGAAGAGCGGATTTGCGATACGATCAAGAACGGGTATTCCTCGACGGAAATCGTCGGCACTGAGATCACGAATCACGAGATGGAGGGCGACCGGATCGAAAGCGTCGGGAAGCCGATCATCGGACAGCAGTTGCGGATCATCGAAGAGGGAGGCGATCCCGATGACGTCGTCCCCGCGAACGAGATCGGCGAGATCATCATTAAAGGACCGGACGCGCCCGTGTGGGCGTGGGATGAGACCGAACGGACCGAGAAAGCATTTACCGACGGCTGGTGGTACTCCGGCGACCTCGGATACAAGGACGAAGATGGCTACCTGTATCTCGAAGGACGAGCTGACTTTATGATCACCTCGAAAGGGATGAAGGTGTTCCCGTCGCCCATCGAAGAGCGGCTGAACTCTCACCCAGGGGTCGAGGAATCGATCGTCGTCGGCATCGACGACGAGGAGTACGGCGAACGGGTAACTGCAATCGTAAAACGGACGGGAGAAGATGCCGACGTCGGTGCCGACGAACTCGACCAGTACTGCCTGGACAGCGACGAAATCGCTCGCTTCGAGCGGCCGCGCGCGTATCACTTCGTCGACCACCTCCTCCCGCGGACGGCAAGCGGGAAGCTCGATAGACAGAGCGCCATCCGGCAGTTCGAAGAGTAG
- a CDS encoding enoyl-CoA hydratase/isomerase family protein, protein MDELETVLVDFDENTGIGTLTLNRPDSMNALNAQLRSDIITGLEQLESHNTDGVSLRVVVLEAAGEKAFCAGADVNEFSDEAAGGSSERPMTKFIRDFPAPVIAKVHGYCLGGGLETILACDLRYASTDSTLGFPEADLGIIPGMGGIQYASAIAGPAVANELAMTAKRFSGEEADSYGLVNDTFEREDLDEEVEELAETIASKAPLAVQEVKKSTQLSTQVGVEEGVAHDQQVGELLLATEDASEGMTAFAEKRDPEFEGK, encoded by the coding sequence ATGGATGAGTTAGAGACCGTCCTAGTTGATTTTGACGAAAATACCGGTATTGGAACGCTCACGCTGAATCGCCCCGACTCGATGAACGCGTTGAATGCTCAGTTGCGGTCGGATATCATCACCGGGTTGGAGCAGTTAGAATCCCACAACACCGACGGGGTTTCGCTCCGAGTGGTCGTGCTCGAAGCCGCGGGGGAGAAGGCGTTCTGCGCCGGTGCGGACGTCAACGAGTTCTCTGATGAAGCGGCTGGCGGGTCCTCCGAACGTCCGATGACGAAATTCATCCGCGACTTCCCCGCACCGGTTATTGCGAAGGTTCACGGATACTGTCTCGGCGGCGGACTGGAGACGATATTGGCTTGCGATCTCAGGTATGCCAGTACAGACAGCACGCTGGGCTTTCCCGAAGCCGACCTCGGGATCATTCCCGGAATGGGCGGTATCCAGTACGCCTCGGCAATAGCGGGACCTGCGGTTGCCAACGAACTGGCTATGACGGCGAAACGGTTCTCCGGGGAGGAGGCGGACTCCTACGGATTAGTAAACGATACGTTCGAGAGAGAAGACCTCGACGAAGAAGTCGAAGAGCTCGCAGAAACCATCGCATCGAAGGCTCCGCTTGCCGTTCAAGAGGTGAAGAAGTCGACCCAGCTTTCGACGCAAGTCGGCGTCGAAGAAGGCGTTGCGCACGATCAGCAGGTTGGCGAGCTATTGTTAGCCACCGAGGATGCCAGCGAAGGGATGACCGCATTTGCCGAGAAACGTGATCCGGAGTTCGAGGGCAAATAG
- a CDS encoding thiolase family protein, which produces MRDAVIVDAVRTPFGAHGGLLRDTHPQDLAAEPLKALEDRNGFDPDIVDDVIYGCITPVDEQSKNIGRLAPMVAGWGDGIPGVQLHRFCGSGQQAVNFAAANVESGRQDVVVAGGVEHMTRIPMGSDGELSDMSDTYYEEFDEITHQGEGAERIAEKYDLTREDVDQIAVDSQKRWSEAWEAGYYDNQVVPVETEVDGEAVTVERDGNPRPGTDMETLSELPLAFREEGNGVHHAGNSSGIVDGSSAALITSREIAEERGWDPLAKIRETQVVGADPLLNLTGPIPATEEVMAKSDLDLEDIDLFEVNEAFASVVGAWLEETGVPWEKTNVNGGAIAHGHPPGATGTMLLGKLAHELERTGNDFALSTMCIGYGQGIATIIERL; this is translated from the coding sequence ATGAGAGACGCTGTCATTGTTGATGCCGTCCGGACGCCGTTCGGGGCACACGGAGGGCTCCTGCGCGATACGCATCCCCAGGATCTCGCCGCCGAGCCGCTCAAAGCGTTGGAGGATCGGAACGGTTTCGATCCGGATATCGTCGACGACGTCATCTACGGCTGTATCACGCCCGTTGACGAACAGTCGAAGAATATTGGCCGACTCGCCCCGATGGTCGCCGGGTGGGGCGATGGGATCCCTGGCGTGCAACTGCACCGATTCTGCGGCTCGGGGCAACAGGCGGTTAACTTCGCCGCCGCAAATGTTGAATCCGGACGACAGGACGTCGTCGTCGCTGGCGGCGTCGAGCATATGACCCGAATCCCGATGGGTTCCGACGGTGAGCTGTCCGATATGTCCGATACCTACTACGAGGAGTTCGACGAAATCACCCACCAGGGAGAGGGAGCAGAACGGATCGCGGAAAAATACGATCTGACCCGAGAGGATGTCGACCAGATCGCAGTCGACTCCCAGAAACGGTGGAGCGAGGCGTGGGAAGCGGGCTACTACGATAATCAGGTCGTCCCCGTCGAAACCGAAGTCGACGGTGAAGCGGTCACGGTGGAACGAGACGGGAATCCCCGGCCGGGAACTGATATGGAGACGCTGTCGGAGTTGCCGCTGGCGTTTCGGGAAGAAGGAAACGGAGTCCATCACGCAGGGAACTCCTCCGGTATCGTTGATGGATCTTCAGCCGCGCTCATTACGAGCCGAGAGATCGCAGAAGAGCGTGGGTGGGATCCGTTAGCGAAAATACGCGAAACGCAAGTCGTCGGAGCCGATCCGCTGTTGAACCTGACGGGGCCGATTCCGGCAACCGAAGAGGTGATGGCCAAATCGGATCTCGATCTCGAAGATATCGATCTGTTTGAAGTCAACGAGGCGTTCGCGTCTGTCGTAGGGGCGTGGTTGGAAGAAACGGGCGTTCCGTGGGAAAAGACGAACGTGAACGGGGGTGCAATCGCCCACGGCCATCCTCCAGGAGCAACCGGAACGATGCTTCTCGGGAAGCTCGCACACGAACTTGAACGAACGGGGAACGACTTTGCGCTTTCAACGATGTGTATCGGCTACGGTCAGGGGATCGCCACCATCATCGAACGTCTCTAG
- a CDS encoding Zn-ribbon domain-containing OB-fold protein: MSDLLNPTPPVHPETEPFWEATADGRLLIRQCRDCDEFHHYPRARCPHCFGADVIWVQASGTGTVYTHTVVRRTRGEYADATPYVLAYVELEEGPRMMTHIVDCDPSAISIGQEVAVTFTGGDEYEIPRFAPVDERGP; the protein is encoded by the coding sequence ATGAGCGACCTCCTGAATCCGACGCCGCCGGTTCATCCCGAGACGGAGCCGTTCTGGGAGGCGACCGCCGACGGGCGTCTCCTGATCCGCCAGTGTCGAGACTGTGACGAATTCCATCACTATCCTCGCGCCCGTTGTCCGCACTGTTTCGGTGCCGACGTTATATGGGTCCAAGCAAGTGGTACCGGGACAGTCTACACGCACACTGTCGTCAGGCGTACGCGCGGTGAGTACGCCGACGCAACTCCCTACGTCCTCGCCTACGTCGAACTGGAAGAGGGCCCCCGAATGATGACTCATATCGTCGACTGTGATCCGAGTGCTATCTCTATCGGCCAAGAGGTCGCGGTTACGTTCACGGGAGGCGATGAATACGAAATTCCCCGCTTTGCGCCGGTAGATGAGCGTGGTCCGTAG
- a CDS encoding thiolase domain-containing protein, with translation MSSAAIAGVYEHPTRDAPDTSVTELHAEITAETLDDAGLTIDDVDAYFTAGDPAGMFSVLSMIDYLGLEDLSHIEGTDIGGSSYVSHLGHAASAIEAGDCEVALLTMAGRPRNSSSPPENKTPEAGFEDLYGLSAPATYALAARRHMHEFGTTSEQLAEVRVAASHHAQYNENAMFQEPVTVDDVVESPLVCDPLHLLDCCVVSDGGGGILVVSDERAAELERKCIPVLGCGEAVKHPHGGAVDLTYTAAVDSGPRAFSEADVDHDDIDYASIYDSFTITVVETLEDLGFCEKGDGGSFVEGGTLKAPDGDLPYNTDGGGLCNNHPGNRGGMTKVIEAVRQLRGEAAPELQVPDCETALVHGTGGSIGTRMGSVTAILGRETV, from the coding sequence ATGAGTTCCGCCGCCATTGCTGGCGTGTACGAACACCCAACGAGAGATGCACCGGACACGTCCGTAACGGAATTACACGCAGAGATTACTGCTGAAACGCTCGACGACGCGGGGTTGACGATCGACGACGTCGATGCCTACTTCACCGCAGGCGATCCAGCGGGGATGTTTTCGGTTTTATCGATGATCGACTACCTCGGTCTGGAGGACCTTTCTCATATCGAAGGCACCGACATCGGAGGATCGTCGTATGTGTCCCACCTCGGGCACGCTGCGTCCGCGATCGAAGCCGGAGACTGTGAGGTTGCGTTGTTAACGATGGCAGGGCGACCGCGGAACAGCTCTTCCCCGCCCGAAAACAAGACACCGGAAGCAGGATTCGAAGACCTGTATGGGCTGTCTGCTCCCGCCACGTATGCCCTCGCTGCCCGGCGACATATGCACGAGTTCGGGACAACTTCCGAACAGCTCGCGGAGGTTCGAGTCGCGGCGTCCCATCACGCGCAGTACAACGAAAACGCGATGTTTCAAGAGCCAGTGACTGTCGACGATGTCGTCGAGTCGCCGTTGGTCTGTGACCCGCTTCACCTCCTAGATTGCTGTGTCGTGTCCGACGGCGGAGGTGGGATACTCGTCGTGAGCGATGAGCGGGCAGCCGAACTTGAGCGGAAGTGCATCCCGGTCCTCGGCTGTGGCGAGGCTGTCAAACATCCACATGGCGGAGCTGTCGACCTGACATACACGGCTGCGGTCGACTCAGGTCCGAGAGCCTTCAGCGAGGCCGACGTCGATCACGACGACATCGACTACGCTTCGATCTACGACTCGTTCACGATCACGGTCGTCGAAACGCTCGAAGATCTCGGATTCTGCGAGAAAGGCGACGGAGGGTCCTTCGTCGAAGGAGGAACGCTCAAAGCCCCCGATGGGGACCTCCCGTACAACACTGACGGCGGAGGCCTCTGTAACAACCACCCCGGGAACCGCGGCGGGATGACGAAAGTGATCGAAGCAGTCAGGCAACTGCGCGGCGAGGCCGCGCCGGAGCTGCAAGTGCCCGATTGCGAGACGGCACTCGTCCACGGGACGGGCGGAAGCATCGGAACGCGTATGGGGAGCGTGACGGCGATCCTGGGGAGAGAGACCGTATGA
- a CDS encoding 3-hydroxyacyl-CoA dehydrogenase family protein, whose protein sequence is MSDSIESVAVVGGGIMGGDIGQVLAQAGYDVNLRDVEEDALADTEDRIKNGNYGLGASVEGGYITAEERDATLDRLTFTLDLDEALDDVDAVFEAVPEDLALKGDVFREIDNHTEGIPLFSNTSGLSVTALANAVEDRSRFAVTHFFSPVPVMDLVEIVRAPQTDDRVIEVAQSIAEDLDKTYITIEDTTEEYGFVANRCYFALMEEAERVVDEGIATEEQVNTALKEGFNHPIGPFELIGTGNEWD, encoded by the coding sequence ATGTCGGATTCAATCGAATCAGTGGCAGTCGTTGGTGGCGGAATAATGGGCGGCGACATCGGACAGGTTCTGGCGCAAGCAGGATACGACGTCAACCTTCGGGACGTAGAAGAGGACGCACTCGCGGACACGGAAGATCGAATCAAGAACGGCAACTACGGACTCGGGGCGTCGGTCGAAGGGGGGTATATCACAGCGGAGGAGCGCGATGCGACACTCGACCGGCTCACCTTCACGCTCGACCTCGATGAGGCCTTGGACGACGTCGACGCGGTATTTGAGGCCGTTCCCGAGGATCTCGCCCTCAAAGGTGACGTTTTCCGCGAAATCGACAACCACACAGAGGGGATTCCGCTGTTCTCGAACACGAGTGGGCTGTCGGTCACGGCCCTAGCAAACGCAGTCGAGGACCGATCACGATTCGCGGTGACGCACTTTTTCAGTCCGGTCCCGGTTATGGACTTAGTCGAGATCGTCCGCGCACCACAGACGGACGACCGGGTGATCGAAGTCGCTCAGTCTATCGCTGAGGATCTCGATAAGACGTACATCACGATCGAGGACACGACCGAGGAGTACGGGTTCGTCGCCAACCGCTGTTACTTCGCCCTGATGGAGGAGGCCGAGCGCGTGGTCGACGAAGGAATCGCGACCGAAGAACAGGTCAATACCGCGCTCAAGGAGGGGTTCAACCATCCGATCGGTCCCTTCGAGCTCATCGGAACCGGAAACGAGTGGGACTGA
- a CDS encoding acyl-CoA dehydrogenase family protein has translation MELLTDVGLPEEAKQIKREAREFAQEYIAPNAAEYFNSGKYPHELVDPAVEAGFVGKGISEEYGGRGTSLIEDIAVHEEFFRADAGLSMALLGRAFGASMIELFGTDEQKDRYLPPIPSGEEFSGGAISEPETGSDLTGMETAAERDGDEWIITGEKYWIGNGVDADWVVVYAKTGDGENPYENYSLIIVPTDVDGYDAEEIPAKMSMRASQQAHIVFDDCRVPTENLLGDEGEGFRMLTEFFNEGRISVAAHGVGLAAAAVEEAWAFVHDREEFGKTVSDFQSVQHDLADMRLEFESARAMTWRAARMAEADVDDASAWAAMAKVKATEVAAECAQTGVKLHGGRGILNDRRITRVYRDVRAPMIYEGVNDIQRDLIYKQSK, from the coding sequence ATGGAATTGCTCACCGATGTTGGCCTCCCGGAAGAGGCCAAACAGATCAAACGTGAGGCCCGTGAGTTTGCTCAAGAATATATTGCACCCAACGCAGCAGAGTATTTCAACAGTGGAAAATATCCCCACGAACTGGTCGATCCCGCTGTCGAAGCAGGCTTCGTCGGGAAAGGAATCAGTGAGGAATATGGTGGACGTGGGACCTCGCTCATCGAAGACATCGCGGTACACGAGGAATTTTTCCGTGCGGACGCTGGGCTAAGTATGGCATTACTCGGCCGTGCATTCGGTGCGTCGATGATCGAACTGTTTGGGACCGACGAACAGAAAGACCGCTATCTTCCTCCGATTCCGTCGGGCGAGGAGTTCAGCGGCGGCGCGATTTCCGAACCCGAAACGGGAAGCGATCTCACGGGGATGGAAACGGCAGCCGAGCGAGACGGGGACGAGTGGATAATAACTGGTGAAAAATACTGGATCGGAAACGGAGTCGATGCCGACTGGGTCGTCGTGTACGCGAAGACTGGAGACGGCGAAAACCCCTACGAAAACTATTCGTTGATTATCGTCCCGACGGACGTAGACGGCTATGACGCCGAAGAGATTCCCGCGAAAATGTCGATGCGGGCCTCCCAGCAGGCGCATATCGTCTTTGACGACTGTCGAGTCCCGACGGAGAATCTCCTCGGGGATGAGGGAGAGGGGTTCCGGATGCTCACCGAATTTTTCAACGAGGGTCGTATCAGTGTCGCGGCACACGGCGTCGGTCTCGCAGCGGCAGCGGTAGAGGAAGCTTGGGCGTTCGTCCACGACCGAGAGGAGTTCGGGAAAACGGTCAGCGATTTCCAGTCGGTCCAGCACGACTTGGCGGATATGCGATTAGAGTTCGAGAGCGCCAGAGCAATGACTTGGCGAGCCGCTCGAATGGCCGAAGCCGACGTCGACGACGCGAGTGCGTGGGCGGCGATGGCGAAAGTCAAGGCCACGGAAGTCGCCGCGGAGTGCGCACAGACCGGCGTGAAACTCCACGGCGGGCGCGGAATTCTCAACGACCGCCGGATCACCCGAGTCTACCGAGACGTTCGCGCTCCGATGATCTACGAGGGAGTCAACGACATTCAACGGGATCTCATCTACAAGCAATCGAAGTGA
- a CDS encoding SDR family NAD(P)-dependent oxidoreductase, whose product MITIDMDGETAIVTGAAQGIGRGIASRLGEAGANVVLADIQRDEVTETADELAADGATTEAVACDVTDPDDVEAMVEAAEESFGSVEILVNNAGGAGGQAIQELEHDAWEDALELNLTGTYNCTRAVIPGMLERGEGRIVNISSMAGRNVSVNGGIHYTAAKWGVIGFTKHAARDLAPDVRVNAVCPGGTLTPMLEENITEEWHEEYASRVPLGRLGRVEDQANSVLFLASELSAYMTGTVLEVDGGGQLSEGRN is encoded by the coding sequence ATGATCACGATCGATATGGACGGAGAGACGGCAATCGTCACTGGCGCGGCACAGGGAATCGGCCGCGGGATCGCGTCGCGATTGGGAGAGGCCGGCGCGAACGTGGTGCTTGCGGACATCCAGAGGGACGAAGTCACCGAAACCGCCGATGAGCTCGCAGCCGACGGCGCTACCACCGAGGCGGTGGCCTGTGACGTCACAGACCCCGACGACGTGGAGGCGATGGTCGAGGCGGCTGAGGAGTCCTTCGGCTCGGTCGAGATCCTCGTCAATAACGCCGGCGGTGCGGGTGGTCAGGCGATACAGGAACTCGAGCACGATGCCTGGGAGGACGCACTCGAACTGAACCTCACGGGGACGTACAACTGTACGCGTGCGGTGATACCGGGGATGCTGGAGCGCGGCGAGGGCCGGATCGTCAACATCTCCTCGATGGCCGGTCGGAACGTCAGCGTCAACGGCGGGATCCACTACACTGCTGCCAAGTGGGGAGTCATCGGCTTCACCAAGCACGCCGCACGCGACCTCGCTCCGGATGTGCGGGTCAACGCCGTCTGTCCCGGCGGCACCCTCACGCCGATGCTAGAGGAGAACATCACCGAGGAGTGGCACGAGGAGTACGCCTCACGCGTACCGCTCGGGCGACTGGGGCGGGTGGAAGACCAAGCCAACAGCGTCCTCTTTCTCGCCTCTGAGCTGTCCGCCTATATGACTGGAACAGTACTCGAAGTCGACGGCGGCGGACAACTCAGCGAAGGCCGGAACTGA
- a CDS encoding formylglycine-generating enzyme family protein has translation MKEKDPACCAATRSSDSSADGADDTERREQQGVLRTKPATEDDDRTAGMIHLDGDTFRMGTDSGEGFPQDGEGPTREVTVDQFYISKYAVMNAEFLEFVQETGYTTDAEKFGWSFVFEDFVPRTDYDRIIQNIAAAPWWVAVEGANWLRPNGPSTSILDDRELLKHPVTHVSWNDAIAYAEWAGKRLPTEAEWEYAARGGREGRRFPWGDELEPDGEHRCNVWQGDFPEHNTGDDGYERTAPVNAFESNDFGLYNVSGNVWEWCNDWFSPTYHRTDGYDHENPTGPSTGDERVMRGGSYLCHQSWCNRYRLAARSKNTADSSTGNIGFRCVVDAK, from the coding sequence ATGAAAGAGAAAGACCCAGCGTGTTGTGCCGCAACGCGCTCATCCGACAGTTCAGCCGACGGCGCAGACGACACAGAACGACGAGAGCAACAAGGAGTACTCCGTACCAAGCCTGCGACCGAAGACGACGACCGCACCGCCGGGATGATCCACCTAGACGGCGACACCTTTCGGATGGGCACGGACTCAGGTGAGGGATTTCCACAGGACGGCGAGGGGCCCACTCGGGAGGTCACCGTCGATCAGTTTTACATCAGCAAGTACGCCGTGATGAACGCCGAGTTCCTCGAGTTCGTCCAAGAGACGGGATACACCACAGACGCCGAGAAGTTCGGCTGGTCGTTCGTCTTCGAGGATTTTGTCCCACGAACCGACTATGATCGGATCATTCAGAACATTGCGGCCGCGCCGTGGTGGGTCGCAGTCGAGGGTGCGAACTGGCTGCGCCCGAACGGCCCGAGTACGAGTATCTTAGACGACCGCGAGCTGCTGAAGCACCCTGTAACACACGTCTCGTGGAACGACGCGATAGCGTATGCTGAATGGGCTGGAAAACGACTTCCCACTGAAGCCGAGTGGGAGTATGCCGCCCGCGGCGGCAGAGAGGGCCGGCGTTTCCCTTGGGGCGACGAGCTGGAACCGGACGGTGAACACCGCTGCAACGTCTGGCAAGGCGACTTCCCGGAGCACAACACAGGCGATGACGGCTACGAACGGACGGCACCGGTCAATGCGTTCGAATCGAACGATTTCGGGCTCTACAACGTTTCTGGCAACGTCTGGGAGTGGTGCAACGATTGGTTCAGCCCAACCTATCACCGAACTGATGGGTACGACCACGAGAACCCGACTGGACCGTCGACCGGCGATGAACGCGTGATGCGGGGCGGTTCCTATCTCTGTCACCAGTCGTGGTGTAACCGATATCGGCTCGCCGCTCGATCGAAGAACACCGCAGACAGCTCAACCGGCAACATCGGTTTTCGCTGTGTCGTCGACGCGAAATGA
- a CDS encoding sulfatase-like hydrolase/transferase, translating into MSGSSSNILFITSDQHSHRYLGNRPAHNGGEDVDTPTLDQLEDNSTSFDSTYCATPLCTPSRLSLLTGKRAPNADAWGNSSLLQPDLETFPETLSNAGYETCLIGKMHLGGNRQFAGFDHRPYGDLTGNTGHQMEPPNRSLGEQGPDWEALVTDVGNTDIPESLLQERNVIAESMSFLREHEYANPDQPWALCASFSRPHWPRTAPERFFDKYWQGGVSEPRIVEGADTDEHPLIAEQKELTAGVTHDDAMRARAAYFACVEYLDELIGDFLAALDRDGFLDDTIVVYTSDHGEMAGEHGLWDKCTYHESSTRVPLFVQTPEHRTDDLEPSRFERPVNLIDLYPTLCNLVGVTPPKDLDGTNLSASIVNEEEPERGPVMTDCFATPGAPATDYRMVRDGDYKYVRFRDAPELLFNVEEDPLETENLAEEPRDDDAEALESLRNVVRESLDFEETLEQKEKAAQLKDEYRLGAYRGGPNQYHLPDGRVIDADTPIYHPDVVAEEPDVIFDDFEEP; encoded by the coding sequence ATGAGCGGCTCAAGCAGTAATATTCTATTCATCACAAGCGATCAGCATAGCCATCGATATCTGGGAAATCGACCAGCGCACAACGGTGGCGAGGATGTCGACACGCCCACGCTTGATCAGTTGGAAGACAACTCTACGTCGTTCGATAGCACCTACTGTGCAACGCCGCTCTGTACCCCCTCGCGTCTGTCACTGCTCACGGGGAAACGTGCCCCCAACGCCGATGCGTGGGGTAATTCTAGTCTGCTTCAGCCGGACTTGGAGACGTTCCCCGAAACGCTGTCCAATGCGGGGTATGAGACGTGTCTCATTGGAAAAATGCACTTGGGGGGGAATCGCCAGTTCGCAGGGTTCGATCATCGGCCGTACGGTGACCTCACGGGGAACACTGGTCATCAGATGGAACCGCCGAATAGATCACTGGGTGAGCAGGGCCCTGATTGGGAGGCTCTCGTGACTGACGTCGGAAACACGGATATTCCCGAGAGCCTGCTCCAAGAGCGGAACGTCATCGCGGAATCGATGTCTTTTCTCCGCGAACACGAGTACGCGAATCCGGATCAGCCGTGGGCACTCTGCGCGTCATTCAGCCGTCCGCATTGGCCGCGAACCGCCCCAGAACGTTTCTTCGACAAATACTGGCAAGGTGGCGTCTCCGAACCACGGATAGTGGAGGGAGCGGATACGGACGAACATCCACTCATCGCCGAACAAAAAGAGTTGACAGCGGGAGTCACACACGACGACGCGATGCGAGCACGGGCAGCGTATTTTGCTTGTGTCGAGTACTTGGACGAACTCATCGGAGACTTCCTCGCGGCGCTTGATCGAGACGGGTTCTTAGATGACACAATAGTAGTCTATACGAGCGACCACGGTGAGATGGCCGGGGAACACGGACTCTGGGATAAATGCACATATCACGAGAGTTCCACTCGTGTCCCGCTTTTCGTCCAGACGCCGGAGCATCGAACAGACGATCTCGAACCATCCCGTTTCGAGAGGCCTGTCAATCTCATTGATCTGTATCCGACGCTGTGCAATCTCGTGGGTGTTACTCCTCCGAAGGATCTCGACGGAACAAACCTCTCAGCGAGCATCGTCAACGAAGAGGAACCCGAACGCGGGCCAGTGATGACTGACTGTTTCGCCACTCCCGGTGCTCCCGCAACGGACTACCGAATGGTCCGCGATGGCGACTACAAGTACGTGAGATTTCGGGACGCTCCAGAACTACTCTTCAATGTCGAGGAGGATCCGTTAGAGACGGAAAATTTGGCCGAAGAGCCACGAGACGACGATGCGGAGGCGTTGGAGTCTCTTCGGAACGTCGTACGCGAGTCACTGGATTTCGAGGAAACGCTCGAACAGAAAGAGAAGGCTGCTCAGTTAAAGGACGAGTACAGATTGGGCGCCTACAGGGGTGGGCCTAACCAGTATCACCTCCCCGATGGACGAGTCATCGATGCTGATACGCCTATCTATCATCCCGATGTCGTTGCTGAGGAACCGGACGTGATATTCGACGACTTCGAAGAGCCGTAA